Genomic segment of Falco peregrinus isolate bFalPer1 chromosome 5, bFalPer1.pri, whole genome shotgun sequence:
CTTCTAAGCATCCTCCCTTCCTTTTTACTCtagtttttttcctggtgtggTCTCAATCTGTATATGCAAGTAGTGTCACTGGAGTCGGTTGGTACATTTCCAATGCAACTGAAGTTGCTGACATGAAGGTGTTTTGGGATCTGAACTTTTGCAGAGTCCAAAGTGCAGCTCCAGGTTTCCTTGTGGACAATGTCCAAATTACCGATTCCACTGAGTAGGTGACCTGAGATCCCATTTGTCTGGGAAAAATAGCTGAGTGGATCTGGAAACACCAGGTTTCCAGCTGTTGGGCAGTTTACCTGGGGAAGCAGGCTTGAAGCAGAGCACCAAGAAAGTTCAGAGACTTCACTtcagcagccctgccagggacatTCTTCCAAGCCTGCACTGTGCAAGTGCCCAGTGAAACCAAGACCACCAGTGGTCATGTGCAGGGAAAGAAGGCACCTTCTGGCTGGGGAGCTCTTGATTTGTGAGGAGTTGTGCAAACTTCTGATTTCAGTGTGGTTTGattcaaaacctttttctttttaatatattcttacTTTAAACAAGTATGTAGTCTCCACGGTTCTTGATGGCATCCCCCTTTCGCTCAGATGTTGCCATTAGGAAGAACACCCTCAGTGCATGCATCATGCAAACACCATCTATCTTTTTACTCAGTAAGGCTAAGAATCTAGAGCTTAACTGTTAATGGAAGACGATTAAATGGCTTGTGGGCTCGCTTCTGCTTAGGTGAAATAAAAACTCAGGTCTGGGCTTCCACTGTGCAAACAGGACAGGACAACTGGAAAAGCTTTATTGTTCAATCAGTTTCTCATCAGCTCTTCTAAGCTGCACTCCTTAGCAACAACCATCGGACACTCATGACGGGCTGCTGactctttctgtctctttagATTGTGCCGCGCTGGGGTCCGATGGCGTCTGCAGTCCTGAGGTGGCAGGTGCAGGTGGGGCAGTGGGGGACTGGAGGGCTTTGTCTGCAGAGTGGTGCTGGGGACGCTGGCAGAGCTGagagtggtggtggggaggagggggccaCAGGGCTGAAGTTCTTGCTGCCCGCTGCTCCCGCCGGCTCTGGAAGTGCGGGAGCAGCTGCCGGTGGAGATGGACGGGTGGCACCGAGGCTGGGAGGTGCTTCAGCCCATCGCTTGGTGGACGCTGGCATGTCCCCTGCAGGCTGGCCACCTGGtcttctgcagggctgcccctCATCCATCTCCAGGGCTTTCCGCTTGAGGCCAGCCCTCCTCTGGCACTTTTCCAGCAGGTGGGGATGCCCTCTGTTAAAGAGGGGGTTATAGTAGTAGAGTACCTAGAAGAAGCAAAGGAGAAGAGTCAGTTGCCGCCATCCCAAGCCTGGAAAAGCCCAAGCTACGAGAACCCAGACTCTGAATTGCACAAGACAAACATGGATAGTGGAAGGGACTCTCGGGGACGGCTGAAACCTCAAGCTGAGGCCGAAAGGTTACGTGAAACGTTCTGTTCAGTCACCGCCACCCCTGGCAGCAAGAGCAGCGTAggcttttcaaaagcataagAAGTGCTTTCAAAAGCCAAATACCATGACTGTTCAGCAACTCCAGGGTGGGCATGAGCAGGGAGGTAACGCTGGGGTCCTTAAGTGTATCCTCTTGGCATTCGGTCGGAAGGTTTCAGATTTGGTGCAGCAAGACACGTAGCAAAGACATTCAGAGCAATGAGGTTACACGGAGCCTGTCTTTCCATGGAACGGCTTCAAACTAAGCAGGTATAACCAAACTGTACTTTATCCACGTTTCTACTAGCCAGAAAGACTAACTCAAACCTTCCTGAAAACGCCCCGAGGAGGAAACTAAAACCGGACCGCTCgctgccctccccgccccctcTATTGCGAGGCCTTATGCGACGCGAAGGTCCGTCCCTCCCCCAAGACCCCTGTGAGCGTTAGTGGATGTGCGGAGCAATGGCTCTACcttgctgtgagcagcagctgctgcttcttctgccAGGAACTCAGGCAGGGAGGCAGATCTTTCGCCATCCCCTTGCATTTTGATGAATCCGTGGTAGTTCATCTGGCGAAGGAAGCTCTTCATGCTCTGCCTGGTGTAAACCTGCAGAGGtcctcccctgcccagcacctcctCTTTGAAGAGCTTCTCGTTGATGGCCACGCATTTTCCTCCCTTGCTCCACCAAATGGACCGAAACTGGTCGCTTTCCACCATCGTCCAAAGCTTCTGTGGAAAGCGGAGCGACAGGAGCCCACTGCCTTGGCCCACGCTCTTGCTGGAAGCAGGAGGGACTTGTTTGGTGTCATGTCCGTCACCCCCCGGTTGGACGTGCCGCTCCTCCCCTACCACTTGCGTGGCAGCGTCCCGGGGGGCACTTTCCCCCTGTCCTGGAGGGCCAGCACAAGTCGTGTCTGcccactgccccagctcctctggagcaggcagggatggtGTTACTTGAGCAGACAGCTCCCGCTCCATTGCTTTTGTGCCAAGCTTGCCTCGGTGGCCAGCACCGTGGAGAGCCAGGCCTTGGTCCTGCCAGTCAGCAAGCAAaggccagctggcactggctggcTGTGGGTCCCAGCAGATATTCCGGCACGGCATTGTGATGCCCGTGCTGCATAGTGGTGACATCACAATGCGACGTCACGGTGACGTTTGAAAACGGTGGCCTGGCAGAAAGGAGCAGCCGGAGGAGCAGTTGCTGAAGAGCaacttctgttgctgcttttcactgGCAGAGCCGCCGCTGGCGGGACTGCAGCGCCCCGCAGGCAACGAAGCTGTTGAAGGGCTGTGGGCAATGAGGGGACcgtgctgtgtccagctgcaTCCAGGGGGGTCTGCAGCGAGGAGCGGGGACGGCGGCGGCGTTGGGCACCCCAGTGCTCTGTTCAGGCACTTTTTCAGCTGGCCACCTCTGACATGTGCAGAAACGTCCTCATACTGCTTGTTGTCATTTCACTGGGGTGGTGTCTGTTAAGAAAACACGATGCAAGGTGTTTAATCTGCGCAGTGGTGTAAACACAAAGAACAGCTGCAAGTATGGAGGAGGAGGCGTCCACTAGATAAAGGAGAAGGCAGTCCAAAGCACGGAGCAAGTGTCCgacaaagaggaggagggacaTTTATCCCATCCTCGGCTTTTTCAAGTGgtattaaaatactgaagaaaaccaCAGGAAGAAAACCTTTTCTTAGAAAgaacagaatcatttaggttggaaaaggccctTAAGATCAAGGGCAACCATTAAgctaacactgccaagcccaccctTCAGGGACACTCGTGTCTCTAACCGCCACAGCTACAGGTCTTTTcaatccctccagggatggtgactcaaccacttccctgagcagcctcttccaatgcctgacaaccctttcagtggaaaaaaatgtcctaATGCCCTCTTCCAAGCCTGCACTGTGCAAGTGTCCAGTGAAACCAAGACCACCAGTGGTCATGTGCAGGGAAAGAAGGCACCTTCTGGCTGGGGAGCTCTTGATTTGTGAGGAGTTGTGCAAACTTCTGATTTCAGTGTGGTTtgattcaaaacattttttttttttttttaatatattattactttaaacaaatattCCCTTAGATACTTAACTCTCTCTCAGGTTTTGACTAACCTATTTTATCTTAGGTCATGGGATAAATAATTACATAAATGAATTGATATTTCTTCACCTTGTTGATTTATGATCTCATTGAAGTGAGCCATGTTTTTAGggatttttaagttttaattttattaccaGTCAGCAAAGTGGAGCTGTAAGTCTTAAGCAaggtgcttttgaaaagagaagaATCATGCTAggaactttttctgttttgacagtCTCTCTAGTCACTTATCCATATTACCGTGTGACTTAAATTTCCTGAAATCTGGCAGTGAATTATGTTCTCCTTTTGCCTCGTCCCCCAAAAAATCTTCTGGTGACCATGTGTGTGACCAGCCCTGACTCTCTAGCATCTTGTCTGAGtggatgctgctgccagggaaagTCCAACATGGGTATCACAGCAAGCTGAGGTTTTCACATCTGGTGATGTTTTTGtcttatctttttcctttgctttgtgctGTTGCTTGTCTGTCTAGGAAAAGTTAGGATTTGTTTCCATCCCATCATTAACAGTCTATAATAGTTTTACACATGATGTTGGAGTTACATCATGCTGAGCAGTATAATTGTATTAACACTGTGAGtccagcagaaaagcagtgttttaaCCTCTTGCTTCTACTGATCCTGGATGCAGCGAGCACGGTTGTCGTGCTCAGTATCTATTTAGAAACTCTCCTACctttcatttgggtttttaaatactttattatGTTTCCATTGTATATCTTCAAGACAGGTCAGTAACTGCAGGAAGAAAGCTCTCAGCTGGTCCTGCCTTTGCTGACAACTGGAACCAGCTTGTCCCTGCAGTACTTTCTTGAGTAGTGTCCTGGCCCCCGTTCAGGGTGGCCAATCAGAAAGGCATCCATTGCTGCCAGCACCTCATCGGTCAGGTCCAAAAGTTGTAGTTTCTGTGCTTTCCCCAGCGTGCATCTCTTGTGTCTAATAAACCACATCAGTAGGACTCTTAGAGAACTCTTAGAGAAAATACAGCACGCAGACTGCCCTTGTAAACTGACACTACCCTGCGGCTCCTGGGGGCAAGACCTGGTGGTTCTTTGGTGCCTGGAGATGATGGGGGGCAGGTTACAGGCTGGTTGAGGTAAATTGCTGAGTCAGTTGGAAATTGCCAGCagtatttttctccccttctcccctcatCTAGAATTTACATAAGAAAGTCATGTTACTGTTGTTTCCTCTCCTACATTCCCTGTCAGACAAGGTCATTTTTGAAGCCAATGACCGGTTAAGCTTTATTTCTGCAACCATGGAAAATTATTATCAAAGGGGACAAGCTTCAAAGTAGATGATTAACTGGCACATCCGATGACTAGTTACATTTTAACGGGCTCCTTTTGCACAACTCCCTTCAGCTGTAGCAAACTTTAACTCATATGGAAATGAGTTTCCCATGGGATGTAATGGGGTGACGGTGCCTTACGACATGGCTAATGCATCCAGTCCTGGCTGAATAAATAGATGGTAAGAGAAGGGACACAGCCCCCTCCTAACAGACTCCTAGCAGCTTTCCCTGAAAGCACAGATGTCCCTGCTCTCAGTCCCTTGGTCTttgttgcttcattttcttttgccaggATTACGAGAGGCGTAGTCTAAGTTGCACTGAGACAGGTTCAGCCTCTCATAGTCCTTCAGTGGTGAAAGCATCAAGGTGGATTAAAGCCAACCCCACTGCTGTATGAGTAGCTAAGAGCCAGGCCAGGTTTCTGTGAGATGTAATTCATCAAGGAGGGAAACACACAAAAGTACAATGGTGGCAGGAGGAGCAAAATAAGGTCTGGGTTACAGCAGCATGGCTTAAGTTGATCCTTCTACTACTGCATTTTGGAAGtgttttcctaaaagaaaatgtgaggCTGTACAGTGTTTTGGTGCAGAGCACATATCCAATATTTATAGTCTTCTTATCTGAATTAGCTGCAGGGTttgaatttcttatttttaatgaaggaaGAAGACGGTGGACAAACCAAAGGGGAGTACAGCTATGCAATGAAAACTCACAGAGAGAAAGATGCTGTCACAAGGGGAGCTTTTTTAGtgaattaatttattgcttCATGTATATCATCAATCTTTCCCTTATGGCTTCCCTTCACTGTGGTTTGAAAGGTGCACTGAGGAACCTCAAGTCATCTTGCTCCAACCTGAAGTGTAGCAGACGCTGATGTGCTTAAAGCCATTTGGAGCCAAACCGTTAGctgccagccaccagcagaGCCACCAATACCCGGAGCTCTGCCTCCCTGTGACCGTAGAGCATCTGGCACAGAAGTTTACCCCCTTGTTGAAAAACTCACCTAAGATGACTTTTTTCTGCACTGATCCCGCAGCACTGCAACTAGCCTGCTTATGGGTATCTAGTCGAGCCTCCTGTACCACTGGCACAGATGTGTCTAGACTGGCCGTGGCTGTCCCTGTTTGACTGCTGTCTAGTCCAGAGTCCATACGGTTACACAAGAAACAAGCAGAATTTGCtttgctggtggtgctgggggagcatGAGGCACAGAGGCTGGTAtgcagccccatccctggcagtgttctCCAGACTCAATTATCTTGTCTTCCCTGACTGACCCCTTCCAGCTCATGTACAGCTGGGGGATGAAGTTGGCCTTTGGTTTATTTACGGCAgcttcatttttgttctgttttccttattaGCAATGAGGAATGAATTCTGGTTTTGGCTTAATCAGGGTAATTGTGAGCAGGCTCATGCCTGTGCACCTGGaggctgtttttaaaagctggctggTATCAGTGTTACGGTGTAAAGCTGATAAATCTTTAAAGAGAAGGtcacagggctgcctgcagaggcCTGACATTAGCTTCTACTGACAGTGATAGAAACTGGTGGTGTACATCTCTGCGGTATCAAAGGAGGATATCTAAAATTCACCTCTGCCTGAAGGGCTAATCTCCTAAAGTCCTTCTGAATGGCTTCTGAGAGAGGCTTGAGCAGGGTAGGCATTCAAGTTTGTCCCACACGCTGTGTCTGCCATCCCCTTCCCCGCAAATAGCTTTGAGTCAAAGCTTTGACAGTGTTGTATGCATAGGTcattcagaaagcaaactgGTGTGTCTCTGCTGGACAGCTGTTAATTGAGACTTGCAGCGCTGAAAACCTGTGGTAATCAAAAATCTGGTTAATAaggggtttttccttttttctttctaaccaCATGAATGGAAACTGAGGTTCTTACTTAGTGACATGATCACCATTCCCAGGCCTTATAATGAAATTTGAATGTTTAGACGTGGGACCAGAGGAGGAGCCAGCACTAGCAAATACCTGGTTGCTAGCGATGTCCTTGTCCTGGTGGAGACAGGCTCAAGTGTGGGACCTCTGTGGTTACATGCCGGCTGGAAGTTCATCACCCTCGTTGGCTGCTCTTCCAATTCTCTGTTTGTGTGAAGTTGTCCAGGATGAAAACCTGGGGTTTGTGCCTTGTAAAACTTTTCAATTAAATGCAGGATGTTGGGAAGAGTGAAACAGATGCCTGTCTCTAATAGCACCAGCAAGACAAGGTTTCGGGGAAGAATATCTCAGAATAAAACCGGCTGCTAGAGCTGGGAATAAAGCTGACAAGAAGAGGCCCTAGAGATCTTTTTTCAGGTCTGAAATAGAAGCCGCTGAAGTTTAGGGAGACATTAATTGGTTAACCATCCTTAGATCTACAGCAATGCtgctgtaacagcagcagcacaggcatttGCTAACCTTTTTCTCTGTCACTCCATTGGCATATGTTAGTCCCTGGTTTCCCTGCTCTCATCAgccttctgccttttaaaatgcagaatgttcatataaagacatttttaatataaacccAGAATTGACTTTACATGACAAACATTACTGTCGAATTTAGGAGGATAGCCAAAAGGCTAACGGAACTGATGAACAATTGCATACAAGCATTTTTCAGTGTCCGGTGATCTACTGCGACCTGGAGTGTTATTTTCACAGCAGTCTTTCCTGCATCTGAACAAGAGAGAGGATTCATCAAGGTATGCAGGGGAGTGCCAGTGGGAGCAGTGGTGGCCTCACTCCCTAGCAGTCAGGTGCTTGGGTGGTTTTGAACTATGCTTTCCCACAATGATTATCCAGGTTCCTTCTTTTGTTGTTCCTGACTGGATGAAGGACTGCACTGTAACAGCTCCCTGCTGGGAGCAAGGACCTATTTGCAGTATAGCAAATGATTCCTTAATAGAAGACTAGATTTGGTGTATTCATGTGATACACAATACCTTTGAGACCTCTTTGTCTAGCTTAGATAAGATATTACACAGCCCAAGACTGTGTAGAAAGCTGGCAGCAAGTGGTCCCAACTGGGAAGCATTTTCCCACAGAATTAGACAGGGCCAAAACTTGCTAAGCCTCAGAGACTGGAGCGTTGCTCCTATTTTCCACAAAGCTGAGGATTTGATGCACACTGAGGAGCTGAGTCAGAGCTGGACTTTGTAAACAGGTGTGAAGCCACTGCTGAATGGCTTTGCACCTGATTGCACCAGGAGGGGCTTGGCTCattctcctgtttcttcttaGCTTGACTGAAAAGTTAAAAGTAGTGTTTGCTTTTGTAGTAGTAGTTTATACTGCAGACTGTTGTTAGAAAGTACCTAGGCACTGAAATTTTAGTGATAGATATTGCAATTAACatgtttgcatatttttttgtgttgttttgttatGCTCGTGAGGTTTGTAAAGGACCAGGGGATCCCATAAGAAGGTACGCAATATAAATCTGTATTATTATATACCTTCTATTGTCAGCCTCAAAGAAATCCCAAATGTACTTCTGTTCTATAAGGACAACAGCAAAGAATCAGCCCTCTAGGAAAACTCGAGAAAGCATTAAATAAACTTCTGATTTTGATAATGAGACTGCAAGGAGATAATTCATAAGTGTGATGGACATGCCCTACAGCCTGTGCCAGTAGGCCCCAGATACCAGCCATGCTGAGTGGGCCAGGCTGGTACCCCACTGGGTTTGGATGTTTCTGGTCTATGCTGAAGATCTGTCCTTACGGTGAGGAGGCAGTGGGGATGGAGGGCGCTAAGGAGGCTGGGATGCTGGAGGCTGCAAGAGGGATGCAAGCAAGTCAATAAAATCTGGAAGAGAAAAGCCAGTCCCAAGCAATAGGAAGCAAAGGCAAGAGCAGCATTATCTACCCAAGAAGCCTCATGGAGGCATTTTTGGCAGCATTTCTAGGAGGCCACTGATTCCAACTTAACACAGCTCTGATCACAACCTTTACCTGAGGCTTTTACAGGACAATGCAGCTTAGTGTTGCAATAAAATTGGGCTTTGAAATGCTCTGTGCAGCCTCTCTGTTGGCAGCCACATCATCCCAACCATTAACACTGGTCCATCGGCCTTCTAGAAACACTTAGTAGTCTGGGCACAGTCAGCCCAGTTCAAGTACAAACCCAGTGTGTTGCAAGTTTAATAGCCATAGGTTCTTTCCTGGACCAGTATGAACTGAACCTCTGCTGGCATCAATGGGCTGTGCTGATTTGAATGAGTTCAGACCTGATAATAAcgttttttttttgttgttgtttttgaaaaaaaaaaaacattttaggaaatgctgctgctaaCATGGGAATCTATCTCCATCTTCAACATAAATGCATAGTTGACTTGTATTAAATATACAAGTGACTAAATCGTATAGCAATAGCAGCATGCAATTATCAGCTCCTCTGTGCTCACTGTGCACTTCAGACTGGTGGCTCTGGGGGCTCATGGCTTAGCAGGGGCTACCCATGGGGCAGGAAAGCTCACACAAGTGGGGTTTGGGAAACAGCAACCTTTTTCTCACAACTGAAGTAGACTGCAGCATGGTGTTTGGGATGCAAGTTCATCTCACATGGCATCTGCTGAAGGTGTACAGCGCAGCTCTGGCTGTTCGGTTAATTATGATcctaactgtattttctttgtggagtgagtgagtcctGGGTCTCAGGATCAAGCTCTAGGGTAATCAAGCTCTAGCATCACTGTCCCCACCACTGTCACAGCCTGTGCTCATCCATTGTCTCAGTACAAGGGGAGAAGAGGCACTGGAGGTCTTGGCTTGGCTTGCTCTTGGTCCATGAACAGATATCTCACAGCACCAGGCTTTGTTATGGTCCAGAGGCCGGTTCCTCATCCTCGCTGGCTGAACCCTGTTCAGAAGACTCAAAGTGCCTCCCACCCCTTGAAGGTGTTTTACATATGAGAGTTGACTCACCTGCACCCAAAGGCATGGATTGAAACCTGAGAATTTGTCttgaaacacaaaacaaaaacagtgaaGCAGTCGGTGGTGGTTTAAAGAGGTAGCTTTGAAGATAggattttatctttaaaaagggTGTGTGTGGAAGAGGAAGCAAATGTCTGTGAAGGACAGCTGTAAGGAGAAGCCTGTAGCATTTATATTTGCAGTCCttccatttttttgctttgttatttgTCTGGAAGGTGATGGATAAATACACAAACCAAAtagttgtttgcttttaaagtattttaatctTTAGCTCGAAGGTTGGGAGAGCCCTGTATTGGCCTTAAGCCacatgttttggtttggtttttcttggggggtggcagggaagaataatcccccccgccccgccccgagGTGAGACTTGTTGGAAAAATTCCTCCAAGATGAAACTCCTTTGGGCTTGGCATAGTTACACTGGGAATAAATGGGAATAAATGCCGTTCATGGTGTACAGGGTGTTGGGCAAAATATATAGCAGCCCCTTTGCAGTGATCTCTCTCTTACGTCTAGCCTACCACACAGGGATTTCACAAATATTGCAGAACATAACTCAGTGCTGAAGTGATccaacaaaatttattttacaaatcttTAAAAGACAAGGGATAAAAAGAAGGGCAATGCACCTAGGAGTCTGAATGCTGAGTGTAGAGAGCAGGTGGTTTATCTCCACTGAACAAAGTTCTGCAACAAAACCTTGTCTGCATCAGCACAAACAAGAGCAGAGGTACGAGAGCCCTCGATGTCTTGGCCAGCAGTCTCTGAAAGTCCaggcagcattttcttttaactttctCATGTCAAGCCCATCCTGGCTTGCTGTGAGCGCTGTAGGAATAGTTGGTTTAAAAGTCTTGTTTGCTAATGACCAGTGACGCTATTTTAGGTCATCTTGAGCCTTCTCTCCAAATCTGCTCCGTgataagaacaaaacaaaaaccttggTTTGGCATTGAACAGAAcagttttgctcttttaaaCAGCTGTTACTGGGACAGCAGCTCCTTGCCCCATTCTCCGCTGGAAGCCGGGCTTGGTGTCGCTGTGGCCTCCAAGTCAAGACATGGGTAACAACCTGGCTGGAGGACCGGCTTGGTGCATGGTGGAGAGAAGCCCCCTTTTCCATTTGGAAGAAGGGTGGTACATCAATAACGGATTCGAGGCTCTCCCCTatcttttcattgctttgttgGGCAAGTGACAGTACTGGCAGGGTCATGTACCTTGTTTTCTGAGAGACACGTGTTCTGCCCTGGCTTCATTTCCATGATGCCAGCCAAATTCTTCTTATAGATCATGACAAGCTGGAAGTCAGTGAGTATCAAAGCTCCTGTTAATATATAGAGTACCTTTATATGTTCCCATATCACCTTATCACCCAGTTAAAAGATA
This window contains:
- the LOC129784539 gene encoding heat shock transcription factor, X-linked-like, whose protein sequence is MSPLCSTGITMPCRNICWDPQPASASWPLLADWQDQGLALHGAGHRGKLGTKAMERELSAQVTPSLPAPEELGQWADTTCAGPPGQGESAPRDAATQVVGEERHVQPGGDGHDTKQVPPASSKSVGQGSGLLSLRFPQKLWTMVESDQFRSIWWSKGGKCVAINEKLFKEEVLGRGGPLQVYTRQSMKSFLRQMNYHGFIKMQGDGERSASLPEFLAEEAAAAAHSKVLYYYNPLFNRGHPHLLEKCQRRAGLKRKALEMDEGQPCRRPGGQPAGDMPASTKRWAEAPPSLGATRPSPPAAAPALPEPAGAAGSKNFSPVAPSSPPPLSALPASPAPLCRQSPPVPHCPTCTCHLRTADAIGPQRGTI